In Pyrodictium occultum, the genomic window CCATCAAAAAACATTATTATTAGTATCGCCTCCGCCCCCGATGAGGATGGAGGCGCGCCCACTTGGCGAGACTTGTCGCGCTCCCTGGCGCCAGCGTGGAGGGTGCGGTGGAGGCTGACGGGCTCGAGAACGCCGCCGAGAAGGCGGCCGAGCTGGCCGGAGAGGGCGAGCGCGTGCTCATAGTAGGGGACGGGGCGTGGAGGGCGGCCGAGCTGGCCTGGGAGAGGCTTGAGAAGACCGGCGGCAACCCGCTGCTGGTCTGGGGCCTCGACCCCGTCGAGGCCCGGGCTGCCGGCGTCCCTCTCGAGGCTGCTGCAGCCGCCCGCCGGTCGCTCCTCGAGTGGCTCCAGCCCGAGGAGGCCGGGCTCCGCACAGCCCCCGGGAAGAAGCTTGGGCGCCGCGACCTGCTCCGCTCCGGGCCCGCCGCCGTCTTCGAGGCCGTGGACACGCCGGTGGTGGTCGACCCCCAGGCCTGCAGCCTGCTGAAGGGCTGCAGGGCCTGCATAGACTCCTGCCCCTACGGGGCGCTGGAGGGGAAGCCGCCCAGGGCTGATCCATACAAGTGCACCGGCTGCGGGCTCTGCCTCTCCGCCTGCCCCGCCGGCGTGCTCGAGGCCGCTGGGGCCGGCGAGGACCCGGCCTGGAGGTATCTACGCCTCCTAGGCGCCCGTGGGCCGGGCTACCTGCTCATCCTCTGCCGCCGCGACGCGGCCTGGGCCGTCGAGGCGCTGCGCGGGGCCGAGCCGGCGGCCAGGGCCTACATCCTCCCGCTCACCTGCCCCGGGCAGGCGGGGCTCCGGCTCCTCCTCGCAGCCTGGGGCGCCGGGCTCGCCCCCGTCTACGTCTGCAGCAGCGGGAGCGTGAAGGCCTGCGGGGTGGAGGCCTTCCAGAGGTACCTGGAGACGGTGGCTGCGGACTACACTGCGCTCACCGGGTTGAAGCCGGTCTTCGCCGCCGAGCGGGGGGAGCTCGGGGAGGTGCTGCAGCGGGAGCCGGGGCTGAAGCCGGCGGCGCAGGGGGCCGAGAAGGCGTGGCGCTCGGCGGTCGAGGCGGTTAAGGCTAGGCCCCCCGGCTCCAGGGTTGAGACGGCGGCGCCGCTGCTCGGCGTGGTGGAGGTGGATCCCTCGAGGTGCACCCTCTGCAGCGCCTGCAGCAGGGCCTGCCCCACCGGCGCGCTCGAGATGGTGGAGGGCGGGGAGGGCGCCCGGCTGCTCTTCCACCCCGACCGCTGCCCCGCCTGCAGCCTCTGCGTGGACACCTGCCCGGAGGACGCGATACGCCTCACACGCGCCGTCGATCCCGGGCTCCTCTCGGGCGGCACCAGGCTGCTCCACAGCGACGAGACGGCCCACTGCATAGTCTGCGGGAGGCCGATAGGCCCCCTGAGCATGCTGAGGAAGGTGGAGGCGAGGCTCCGCGCCAGCGGGCTGCCGGAGGAGACCATCATGAAGATCTACCTGTGCAGCGAGTGCAAGCAGAAGGCCGCCCTCGGCCTCATAGACCTCAGCAAGTACCTCGGGGAGCAGAGGAAGAGGGGCCAGGCCCTATAGAGCCGCCGGCAGGCTCTATAGGCGTATACAGCCGCCTCTAGAGGCAGTGGATCCGGCTCTTTACCCTCCCCCAGGGCCCCCGGGCTTAGGGGCTGAGAAAGGAGGGCCTGGAGAGCCTTGACCACGATAGCGCATATCTCGGACCTGCATGTGGGCGCACCCTACTTCTCCCCCGAGCTTGCCGAGAACGTTGTGGGGTACCTGGACAGGCTTGAGCCGGATATAGTGGTGGTCACCGGGGATATAACGGACTACGGCTACATCCACGAGTACGAGAAAGCCGTGGAGCTCCTCTCCAGGATAAACACGCGGGACCTCATACTGGTGCCCGGGAACCACGACTCCAGGAACATGGGCTACGTGGTATTCGAGGAGCTCTTCGGCACCCGGTACCCCTTCCTGCGCAGCGGCAGTGTCTGCATCCAGGGCGTGGACTCCAGCGAGCCCGACCTGGACGACGGCCATATAGGCAGGCTGGCCTACAGGCTCGTGGAGGAGAACCTCGGGGGCTGCAACGGGGTCAGGATAGTGGCGCTGCACCACCACCTGGTGCCGGTGCCGGGCACGGGCAGGGAGAGGAACATACCCGCCGACGCCGGCGACTTCCTGGACCTCCTCATGAGGCTCGGCGTCAACATAGTCCTCGCGGGGCACAAGCACGTGCCCTGGATATGGGAGCTCAACGGCATGCTCCTCGTCCACGCCGGCACGGCCACCACGACCAGGATAAAGGCGGGCACAGTCCCCTCCTTCAACGTGCTGAGGGTGGAGGAGGGCGGAGAGGTCGAGGTGGTGAGGGTCAACTCCTACACGCTGAGGGAGACACCAGTCTACCGGGGCACGCCCAGGCCGTTCCCACGCTACAGCATAGAGCAGTACCGTGAGATGCTGGACCCGGTGCTCGAGAAGGCCAGGGGGAAGCTCCACCGCTTCGGGAGGGTGAACGGGAGCTAGCCCTCCCCAGGGGAGTCGGCTACCACCGGGTTCTCCAGGCAGCCTATCCCCTCGACGCAGACCTCCACGGTGTCGCCGGGTCTCAGGTAGCGGGGCGGCCTGCGGGCGTGCCCCACCCCCGCCGGCGTCCCGGTGGCCACTACGTCGCCGGGCTCGAGCAGAGTGCCCCTGCTCGCGTAGGAGACGAGCACAGCCACGCTGTGCACCATGTCGCTCGTGGTGCCCTCCTGGAGCCTCTCCCCTGACACGGTTAGGGCTAAGCGCAGCCCCCTGCCAGGGTCCAGCACGGTCCTCGGCACGACCACCGGGCCTAGGGGCGAGTAGGTGTCCCTGCTCTTCCCCCTCCACCACTGGGAGGCCCCGGAGAGCAGCTGCTCCGTCCTCGCCGAGACGTCGTTGAGGCACGTGTAGCCCCAGACAGCCTCCAGCGCCTCCCCGGGCTCCAGGCTGCGCGCGGGGAGCCCCAGCACCGCGGCGAGCTCGGCCTCAGCGTCCACCCGGAGCCCCGGGTCGTGCAGCAGTATCGGGTCCCCCGGGCCCACAACCGCGTTGCTGCCCTTGGAGAAGAGGTCGGGGACCCTGGGCGGCTCGACACCTATCTCCCTGGCGTGGTCCCGGTAGTTGAGCCCCACCAGTATGAGCTTCCCCGGCCTCTCCACTGGGGCCGCGAGCCTCACCCCGCGAAGCGGGAGCCCATGGTCGCTCCCGGAGACCCGGCGGGCCAGCGCCTCGAACTCCTCGGGCGGGTACTCGAGCATCACCTCCCTCACGTCGCTGAAGCCCCAGGGGCCCAGCGGGTAGACCCTGCCGCGGTACACGATGGCGGGCTCCACGCCGCCCCCCGGCGCCAGCACCCTGGCGAGCCCGATTACAGCCTCCACGCTGAACCCCGGGCCCCGCACAGCCCGCACCGCGCACCCTCCCCTCCGGGAGCGCTCCTACTCCTAGGGGCCCGCAGCCCCCCGGGTATTCCGGCTATAAAGCCAGGCCCGCGGTGAGGCCCCCGGCTGCAACAAGCTTTTCGAGAGGCCGGCTAGGGCGCTTATAAGAGCGGCATGGCCGGGGACCCCCGCTCCCGGAGGGGAGAGGGATGCGCAGGGTGAGCGCCGGCAGCCTCGCCGTGCTCGCCGCGGCCCTCCTCGGCGCGGCGCTGCTCGCGGTGGGCGCGGCCGCGGCAGGGGACGGGCACCACTACGTGGAGATCCGCATGGACGGCAGCTTCGTCTTGAGGCTGACGGGCTACATAGAGTTCACAGTGCACCCCAGAGGCGCGGGCACCATAGTGACCGACAGCGGGCCGGTGGTGGTCAATCCCGGCGACCGGGTGAGGCTGGTCTTCAACACCACCCGCGGCTACATCCACTTCAACAGCGGCGGCTGGGTAGAGATAAGGGACACGCCGGTGGAGGCAATATACGTCAACGATAGGCTCGTAGCCTCCAACACCACGATAAGGTATACGGGGCAGGGCCTCCGCTACCAGCAGGCCGAGGCCTCCACGCTCAAGGCTGTGGTGGCGCCGGAGCCCTCCAGCGGCGAGGGCCCGAGGCTAGTCCTAGTCGTGGACGGCCACTCCGTGGAGGTGGACCACGGGGGCTACGTGGTAGTCTACAACCTGGCGCCGGGCCCCGCCGGCCCCGGCAGACGCGGCCCCCACGACCTAGTGGTCGACTTGGCCGGCTTCCATAAGTGGCTCCGGGGGGCCGCCGAGGGCGTAGAGTTCTGGACCGACAGCGGCGTGAAGGTGATAGGCGTGGACGAGCTGCCCCTCCTCCGCGGCCTCGCCCAGCTAGCCCGCCAGCTGCTAGGCTAGCCCCACCCCTACTCTATGAGCACGGCCTGGTAGTGGCAGAAGACGCGGGGCGGATCCCTCTCCCCCAGGCCCCTAGACACGTACATCACCGACTCCCCGCGGCGGTAGAGCCCCCAGGCGTAGCCATACCGGCTGTTAGTCCACACGCTCCGGTTAACCGGCAGGCACCACTGGCCCCCATGAGTGTGGCCGGCCAGCACCACCACCCTAGCACCCCTAGGCAGGTGGCTGAACGCGTCGGGGCTATGGACAACCACCAGATCCGCCCCCCGCGCCAGCCTCTCCAAGGGCCCCCGGTAGCCACGGGGATCCTCCCTCCAAGCCAGCCCCGCCACCCGCAGCCCCAGGACCTCGGCGTCAGAGTCAAGGAGCACCGAGAACCCCGCATCCTCCAGCAGCCTCACCCCCTCCCCCAGGGGGAGCCTGCGAGCCGCCCACACCTCATGATTCCCAAGCACGGCCACACCAGCCCTCATGTACCTAGCCACCTCCCGCAGCGTCTCCCACACCGGCCCAAACCCCCTCGTCCTCTCATCCCACGTATC contains:
- a CDS encoding 4Fe-4S binding protein; amino-acid sequence: MARLVALPGASVEGAVEADGLENAAEKAAELAGEGERVLIVGDGAWRAAELAWERLEKTGGNPLLVWGLDPVEARAAGVPLEAAAAARRSLLEWLQPEEAGLRTAPGKKLGRRDLLRSGPAAVFEAVDTPVVVDPQACSLLKGCRACIDSCPYGALEGKPPRADPYKCTGCGLCLSACPAGVLEAAGAGEDPAWRYLRLLGARGPGYLLILCRRDAAWAVEALRGAEPAARAYILPLTCPGQAGLRLLLAAWGAGLAPVYVCSSGSVKACGVEAFQRYLETVAADYTALTGLKPVFAAERGELGEVLQREPGLKPAAQGAEKAWRSAVEAVKARPPGSRVETAAPLLGVVEVDPSRCTLCSACSRACPTGALEMVEGGEGARLLFHPDRCPACSLCVDTCPEDAIRLTRAVDPGLLSGGTRLLHSDETAHCIVCGRPIGPLSMLRKVEARLRASGLPEETIMKIYLCSECKQKAALGLIDLSKYLGEQRKRGQAL
- a CDS encoding metallophosphoesterase family protein; amino-acid sequence: MTTIAHISDLHVGAPYFSPELAENVVGYLDRLEPDIVVVTGDITDYGYIHEYEKAVELLSRINTRDLILVPGNHDSRNMGYVVFEELFGTRYPFLRSGSVCIQGVDSSEPDLDDGHIGRLAYRLVEENLGGCNGVRIVALHHHLVPVPGTGRERNIPADAGDFLDLLMRLGVNIVLAGHKHVPWIWELNGMLLVHAGTATTTRIKAGTVPSFNVLRVEEGGEVEVVRVNSYTLRETPVYRGTPRPFPRYSIEQYREMLDPVLEKARGKLHRFGRVNGS
- a CDS encoding fumarylacetoacetate hydrolase family protein, producing the protein MRAVRGPGFSVEAVIGLARVLAPGGGVEPAIVYRGRVYPLGPWGFSDVREVMLEYPPEEFEALARRVSGSDHGLPLRGVRLAAPVERPGKLILVGLNYRDHAREIGVEPPRVPDLFSKGSNAVVGPGDPILLHDPGLRVDAEAELAAVLGLPARSLEPGEALEAVWGYTCLNDVSARTEQLLSGASQWWRGKSRDTYSPLGPVVVPRTVLDPGRGLRLALTVSGERLQEGTTSDMVHSVAVLVSYASRGTLLEPGDVVATGTPAGVGHARRPPRYLRPGDTVEVCVEGIGCLENPVVADSPGEG
- a CDS encoding metallophosphoesterase; amino-acid sequence: MAGVAAGVVGLAAAGVVETLAAGVELTRVRLGVGRRVLLLADLHVHGSPGWRAVWAARAARPDLVVLAGDTWDERTRGFGPVWETLREVARYMRAGVAVLGNHEVWAARRLPLGEGVRLLEDAGFSVLLDSDAEVLGLRVAGLAWREDPRGYRGPLERLARGADLVVVHSPDAFSHLPRGARVVVLAGHTHGGQWCLPVNRSVWTNSRYGYAWGLYRRGESVMYVSRGLGERDPPRVFCHYQAVLIE